DNA from Streptomyces sp. NBC_01476:
CGGCTGGTCCTTCAGCGGTTCCCTGGCCGCGCTGGCCGTACTGCGCCGGCCGGACGTCTTCCACGCCGCGGTGGCCGGCGCAGGGGTCACCGACCAGCGGCTCTACCACGCGCACTGGCGCGAACGGTTCCTCGGGCACCCCGACGAGTTCCCCGAGCGGTACGAGGCGCGGGACGGCGCTCAGGCCCCCGGCTGACGCCGACCCCCTTTCGTACCGGCCCCACTTCGGTTACGTTTCCAAGCGCTTGCTTAGTGGCGGTCGAGTACGGAGAGGGCGGCGGTATGGCGACGGCGGAGGACGTGCGGGAGCGGGTGAGAGGGCTGCTGGCGGCGGTGGATCCGGCGGGGACGGCGCCGCTGGATTTCCTGCGGGCGCGGTTCGACGCCGGGCTGGCGTGGGTGCACTTCCCCGAAGGGCTCGGCGGTCTGGGCGCGCCGCGCGCCCTGCAGGGCGTGGTGGACGCCGAGTTGGCGGCGGCGGGGGCACCGGACAACGATCCGCGCCGGATCGGCATCGGGCTCGGGATGGCCGCGCCGACGATCCTGCGGTACGGGACCGCGGAGCAGATGCAGCGGTGGCTTCGGCCGCTGTGGACCGGCGAGGAAGTCTGGTGCCAGCTCTTCAGCGAGCCGGGCGCGGGGTCCGACCTGGCCGGTCTGCGGACCCGGGCGGTGCGCGACGGGGAGGACTGGATCGTGGACGGGCAGAAGGTGTGGACCTCCAGCGCCCACACCGCCCGCTGGGCGATCCTCATCGCCCGCACCGACCCGGACGTCCCCAAGCACCAGGGCATCACCTACTTCGTGTGCGACATGACCGCCCCCGGGGTCGAGGTCAGACCGCTGCGGCAGATCACCGGTGAGGCGGAGTTCAACGAGGTCTTCCTGACCGGTGTCAGGATCCCGGACGCCCACCGGCTGGGGGCGGTCGGGGACGGCTGGCGGGTCGCCCAGGCCACGCTGATGAACGAGCGGGTGGCGATCGGCGGCATGGCGCTGCCCCGCGAGGGCGGCATGATCGGGCAGGCCGCCGCGGTCTGGCGGGAGCGGCCGGAGCTGCGGACGCCGGAACTGCACGACCGGCTGCTGGGCCTGTGGGTGGAGGCGGAGGTCGCCCGGCTCGGCGCGGAACGGGGACGGCAGCAGCTCGCGGCCGGTGCGCCGGGCCCGGAGGGGTCGGGGCTGAAGCTGGCGTTCGCCCGGCTCAACCAGCGGATCAGCGGTCTTGAGGTGGAGCTGCGCGGCGAGGAGGGGCTGCGCTACAGCGACTGGACGATGGTCCGGCCGCGGAGCGTGGACTTCTACGGCCGGGACGCGGGGTACCGCTATCTGCGGGCGAAGGGGAACTCCATCGAGGGCGGCACCTCGGAGGTCCTGCGCAACATCATCGCCGAGCGGGTGCTGGCGCTGCCCGCCGAGCCCCGTACCGACAAGGACGTCGCCTGGAAGGACCTGCCCCGGTGAATCTGCTCTACACGGATGTCGAGGACGATCTGCGGGCCGCCGTCCGCGCGGTGCTGGCCGACCACTGCCCGCCGGCCGCGGTGCTGGCCCGGATCGAGGGCCCGGAGCCGTACGACCCGGCACTGTGGCGGGTGCTCGCGGTCGAACTGGGGCTTGCCGGGCTGCTGGTGCCGGAAAAGCTGGGCGGGCAGGGCGCCTCCGCGCGGGAGGCCGCGGTGGTGCTTGAGGAACTGGGCGGGGCGGTGGCGCCCGTGCCGTTCCTGGGCAGCGCGGTGCTGGCTGCCTCCGCGCTGCTGGCCTGCGACCCGGCGGACGAGGGGGTCGTCGCACTGCTCGGGCGGCTTGCCGCGGGTACGGCGACCGCGGCGCTCGCCGTACCGCTGTCGGCCGCGCCCGGGGACGCCTTCCCGGCCGGCGTACGGGCGGACGCGGACGGGCGGCTGACCGGCACGGTGACGAGCGTGGCCGACGCCGTCGCGGCGGACGTGCTGGTGGTCCCGGCGGTGGGGCCGGCCGGGCCCGCGCTGTACCAGGTGGCCGCGGACGCGGTGACGGTCGGCCGGTTCACCGCGCTCGACCTGACCAGGCCGCCGGCCGATGTGCGCTTCGCGGGCGCGCCCGGCCGGCTGCTGCCGGCCGCGGATCCGGCCGCCGCGCTGGAGTCCGCGCTGCTCACCGGGGCGGGGCTGCTCGCCTCGGAACAGCTGGGTGTGGCCCAGTGGTGCCTCGACGAGACGGTCCGGTATCTCGGCGAACGCCGTCAGTTCGGCCGGGTCGTCGGCTCCTTCCAGGCGCTCAAGCACCGGCTGGCGGACCTCTGGCTGGAGGTGGTCAACGCGCGGGCGGCGGCCCGGGCCGCCGCCGACGCGGTGGCTTCCGGCGCGCCGGACCGGGCCGTCGCGGTACGGGTCGCGCAGGCGTACGTCAGCGGGGTCGCGGTCCACGCGGCGGAGGAGGCGGTCCAGTTGCACGGCGGCATCGGCATGACCTGGGAGCATCCGCTGCACCTGTACCTGAAGCGGGCGAAGGCGGACGAGATCGCGCTGGGCACACCGGGGCGGCACCGGGCGGCGCTGGCCGCGCTGGTGGATCTGCCGCCGGCGCCGGGCCGGGAGGCTTCTGCGCGGTCCTGACCGTCGCGGCGCTCTCACGTCCTCGAGGGGACGGTGTCCGGCCGACGGGCGGAAGCACCGCCCGCCGGCCGGTCGGAAACCGTACCGAAAGCCTCACCGCGGCGGCGGGGCCGTACTCTTCCTGATCACCAGGCTGGTGGCCAGTTCCATCCGGGTGGTGGTCCGCTCCCCCGCCCTGAGCCGCAGCAGCATCTCCGCCGCCGCCTCGGCCATCCTGCGCAGCGGCTGGTGGACGGTGGTCAGCGCCGGGCGCGACCATTTCGCGACGGCCACGTCGTCGTAACCGACCACGGAGAGATCGGCCGGGGTGCTCAGGCCCAGCGCCGCGGCCGCTTCCAGGACCCCGATGGCCTGCAGATCGCTGCCGGCGAAGACCGCGGTGGGGCGGTCGGTACGGCGCAGCATGTCCAGGGCGCGCTCGAAGCCGCCCTCGACGTGGAAATCACCGTGCGCGATGAGTCCGGGTGCGATGTCCAGGCCCGCGGTGGACATCGCGGAGCGGAAACCGTCGAGGCGGGCCAGCGAGCACATCATGTCCTCGGGGCCGGTGATGATGCCGATCCTGCGGTGGCCGCACTCGATGAGATGGCGGGTGGCGGCGAGGCCGCCGGACCAGTTGGCGGAGCCGACGGAGGGCACGTCGGGTTCGGGGTCGCCGGCCGGGTCGATGATGACGAACGGGATCGACCGGGACCGCAACTGGAGCTTGTACTCCTGCGGCAGGGCCGAGAAGACCAGGATCACGCCGAGCGGCCGGCGCCGCAGCACGCCCTCGATCCACTCAGGACCCGGTGAGTGGCGGGTGCCGCTCTGGGTGAGCACGACGCTCGCGGAGTGCTCCTTGGCGACCTTCTCGACGCCGAGGATCAGCTCCATCGCCCAGATCGCGTCGAGTTCGTGGAAGACGATCTCGATGAGCGGGGCGTCGGGGGTGGTGCGGGTGGTCCGCCGGTAGCCGTGGGCCTCCAGCAGTTTCTCGACCTTGAGCCGGGTCGGCGGTGAGACGTCCTGCCGGCCGTTGAGCACTTTCGAAACTGTCGAGATCGAGACCCCCGCGTTTTCGGCGACCTGGGCCAGGGTCACCCGGCCCGGTATCTCGTCGTCATCCATGAACCGCAGGATATGTCACCTCCCGCCACCTCCCGACGTAACGCTTTGGCAACAACGGACCCGAGGGTTGACCCCTCCTGGGCCGAACTCTAGCGTCACAGCCCGCAGCACATTTCGGCAGAGTAGCCGAAACTTTCGAAAGGCGGGGCGATGAAAAAGCACCAATGGCACTCCCGCGCCGTGGCCGGCGGCGTGACGCTCGTACTCGGGCTCTCCCTGGCCGCCTGCGGCGGCGGCAGCTCCGGCAGCGGCGGCGGCTCCGGCAGCTTCCACGTCCTGGTCTACGGGGACGCGACCAACAAGGTCGAGAAGCAGATTGTCGCCACCTTCAACAAGACCTCCAAGGTCAAGGCGGTCCTGGACACCATCCCCGGCGCCGACTACCAGCAGAAGCTCCAGACGATCATCAACACCAAGCAGGCCCCGGACGTCTTCTTCAACTGGGGCGGCGGCAGCATCCAGCCCTTCGTGAAGGCCGGACTGCTGCTGCCGCTGGACGACTTCATCGCCAAGGACCCGGCTCTCAAGTCCGACTACCTGCCCTCGGTCTTCAACACCGCGGTGATCGACGGCAAGTCCTACGGCATCCCGATGCGCGGCACCCAGCCCGTCCTGCTCTTCAGCAACAAGAAGGTGCTCGCCGACGCCGGTGTCACCGCGCCCAAGACCTGGGACGAGCTGCTGGCCGCGGTGAAGACCCTCAAGGCCAAGGGCGTCACCCCGATCGCGCTCGGCGGCGGCGACCAGTGGCCGACGCTGATGTGGTACGAGTACGTCTACGACCGGGTGGCCGGCCCCGGGCTCTTCCAGAAGGCCATGTCCGGCGACAAGAGCGCCTGGGACAGCGCCGACAGCCGCAAGGCACTGTCGATGCTCAAGGAGCTGGTCGACGCGGGCGCGTTCGGCAGCGCCTACGACTCGGTGAAGTTCACCGACGGCGG
Protein-coding regions in this window:
- a CDS encoding alpha/beta hydrolase family protein; this translates as MYGDLFGPVLAGQVAALREAARLHPELDLGRVGIRGWSFSGSLAALAVLRRPDVFHAAVAGAGVTDQRLYHAHWRERFLGHPDEFPERYEARDGAQAPG
- a CDS encoding acyl-CoA dehydrogenase family protein, which produces MATAEDVRERVRGLLAAVDPAGTAPLDFLRARFDAGLAWVHFPEGLGGLGAPRALQGVVDAELAAAGAPDNDPRRIGIGLGMAAPTILRYGTAEQMQRWLRPLWTGEEVWCQLFSEPGAGSDLAGLRTRAVRDGEDWIVDGQKVWTSSAHTARWAILIARTDPDVPKHQGITYFVCDMTAPGVEVRPLRQITGEAEFNEVFLTGVRIPDAHRLGAVGDGWRVAQATLMNERVAIGGMALPREGGMIGQAAAVWRERPELRTPELHDRLLGLWVEAEVARLGAERGRQQLAAGAPGPEGSGLKLAFARLNQRISGLEVELRGEEGLRYSDWTMVRPRSVDFYGRDAGYRYLRAKGNSIEGGTSEVLRNIIAERVLALPAEPRTDKDVAWKDLPR
- a CDS encoding acyl-CoA dehydrogenase family protein; amino-acid sequence: MNLLYTDVEDDLRAAVRAVLADHCPPAAVLARIEGPEPYDPALWRVLAVELGLAGLLVPEKLGGQGASAREAAVVLEELGGAVAPVPFLGSAVLAASALLACDPADEGVVALLGRLAAGTATAALAVPLSAAPGDAFPAGVRADADGRLTGTVTSVADAVAADVLVVPAVGPAGPALYQVAADAVTVGRFTALDLTRPPADVRFAGAPGRLLPAADPAAALESALLTGAGLLASEQLGVAQWCLDETVRYLGERRQFGRVVGSFQALKHRLADLWLEVVNARAAARAAADAVASGAPDRAVAVRVAQAYVSGVAVHAAEEAVQLHGGIGMTWEHPLHLYLKRAKADEIALGTPGRHRAALAALVDLPPAPGREASARS
- a CDS encoding LacI family DNA-binding transcriptional regulator, which gives rise to MDDDEIPGRVTLAQVAENAGVSISTVSKVLNGRQDVSPPTRLKVEKLLEAHGYRRTTRTTPDAPLIEIVFHELDAIWAMELILGVEKVAKEHSASVVLTQSGTRHSPGPEWIEGVLRRRPLGVILVFSALPQEYKLQLRSRSIPFVIIDPAGDPEPDVPSVGSANWSGGLAATRHLIECGHRRIGIITGPEDMMCSLARLDGFRSAMSTAGLDIAPGLIAHGDFHVEGGFERALDMLRRTDRPTAVFAGSDLQAIGVLEAAAALGLSTPADLSVVGYDDVAVAKWSRPALTTVHQPLRRMAEAAAEMLLRLRAGERTTTRMELATSLVIRKSTAPPPR
- a CDS encoding ABC transporter substrate-binding protein, which encodes MKKHQWHSRAVAGGVTLVLGLSLAACGGGSSGSGGGSGSFHVLVYGDATNKVEKQIVATFNKTSKVKAVLDTIPGADYQQKLQTIINTKQAPDVFFNWGGGSIQPFVKAGLLLPLDDFIAKDPALKSDYLPSVFNTAVIDGKSYGIPMRGTQPVLLFSNKKVLADAGVTAPKTWDELLAAVKTLKAKGVTPIALGGGDQWPTLMWYEYVYDRVAGPGLFQKAMSGDKSAWDSADSRKALSMLKELVDAGAFGSAYDSVKFTDGGSPALLAAGKAGFELMGSWEYSTQQDASPDFAKTDLGYGSFPTVTGGKGDPNDLVGNTNNFYSVLKKTKYPDAIAQFLKLQSSDEFVKAQLAIGNLPTTNNTANFLSTSASPAYSKYQFDLVKQAPSFQLSWDQAYPPAAITPIHQAVQEFFDGKLDADGFIKAMQALPSS